The nucleotide window GGTGTCGGGACCGATTGCGGCGCTCCTCTCCGGCGGGATTGACTCTCCCGTCGCCGCGCAACTGATGATGAAACGGGGATGCACCGTCTCTTTCATCCACTTTCACAGCCATCCGTATGTCACACGCGCCTCTTGGGAGAAGGCGGAGGAGCTGGTCGAGCACCTCACGCCGTATCAGTTCCACTCGCGGCTCTATGCGGTCCCGTTCGGCGAGCTGCAACGGGAGATCGTGACGGTTGCCCCGCCGGCGCTGCGGGTCGTTCTCTATCGCCGCTTTATGGTGCGGATCGCGCAGGAGCTGGCATTGCGCGAGGGGGCCAAGGCGCTCCTCACCGGAGAGAGCGTGGGGCAGGTTGCCTCGCAGACGTTGGAGAACCTGGCGGTGATTCAAGAGGTGGCAACCCTCCCGATCCTTCGTCCGTTGATCGGTTTTAACAAAGACGAGATCATCGCCGTCGCTCAGGAGATCGGGACCTACTCGATTTCGATTCAGCCCGACCAAGATTGCTGCCGGCTCTTTATCCCGCCGCATCCGGCCGTCCGCGCCCGTTTGGAAGATCTCCGCCGGGCGGAGGCCAAATTGGATATCGATGGATTGGTCAAGCAGGGGCTCGGGGGGATTGCGATCCGTGAATTTCGTTTTGGAGAAGGATGAAAAAGGGGATCAGGAAAAAAGGGTGCGGGTCGTCCCGCACCCTTTTTTTATAGATTCAAATGGCTGTACCGGTTTCCAATCTGTTTACGCCGCCGGTTTGGAGATTTTTTTAATCGTTTCCGTGACCTCTTCCGGCTCTCCGAGCTTCAACGCAATGTCGGCCTGTGCAATCATCCCGACCAGCCGGCCTTGGTCATCGACGACCGGGATCCGTCGGACCTGGTGCTCTTTCATCAAATCGGCCGCCTTC belongs to Candidatus Manganitrophaceae bacterium and includes:
- the thiI gene encoding tRNA 4-thiouridine(8) synthase ThiI yields the protein MEPMPPNSLIVHYHEIALKGDNRPLFVRQLIENMQKATRSLGVQKIVAPRGRLLIFLEEGADWNQIVARLKVVFGIANYAPAWRRATRYETIEETIAALVAQRSFSSFKIAARRGDKSYPIRSQELNERLGRFVQERTGARVDLEAPERTFFVEILPREALIYVEKFRGAGGLPVGVSGPIAALLSGGIDSPVAAQLMMKRGCTVSFIHFHSHPYVTRASWEKAEELVEHLTPYQFHSRLYAVPFGELQREIVTVAPPALRVVLYRRFMVRIAQELALREGAKALLTGESVGQVASQTLENLAVIQEVATLPILRPLIGFNKDEIIAVAQEIGTYSISIQPDQDCCRLFIPPHPAVRARLEDLRRAEAKLDIDGLVKQGLGGIAIREFRFGEG